The following coding sequences lie in one Plasmodium berghei ANKA genome assembly, chromosome: 7 genomic window:
- a CDS encoding cdc2-related protein kinase 1: protein MERDIKRKKLLDNDNNPLKNNEAAYRYSYNYGEKKTFEKRHTEINKYCDKRKYKNSPEFYHIHNEKKEYNAKMASHHYNKSNNEHIEEYSKKNYEKKKKKYSDNYNDFSKKNYKNSFSSSFEKTINYKRPKYVDHKDEFYKHEKELQHNHDVDKQNEKHTKDDIEDNSNNNEQHQNVGNKNKENDANDSESENSSAKEEICDEYDSNEEECLSDNETDQIDCILNGCRSIKNYKKLNKISEGTYGTVFRAQNKKTKKIIALKQLKNFSNIRHEGFAITSLREINILLQLDHENILSIKEVIVGKHLNDIYLVMEYIEHELKMLLDNKSPGFTVSELKCLLKQLLNGVNYLHTNWVMHRDLKPTNLLYSNKGILKICDFGMARKFSHVDNPNFTKNVVTLWYRAPELLLGEKCYTNKIDMWSIGCIFAEMILKKPLFLGENEVDQMWKILNLLGLPDKETYPKFYEYSFISKNKDLFKKKKIKMNVNNIRSHFPNIASQFSGLYLSDIGLDLLKKLLHFNPQDRMSASDALKHPYFNEFPKPLEISDMPVIPDSNKVIRSNKLSNHYNFINQNTIMFRS, encoded by the coding sequence ATGGAAAGAGATATAAAACGAAAGAAACTCTTGGATAATGATAACAAtcctttaaaaaataacgaaGCAGCATATagatattcatataattatggtgaaaaaaaaacatttgaAAAACGACACAccgaaataaataaatattgtgataaaagaaaatataaaaattcacCAGAATTTTATCACATACacaatgaaaaaaaagaatataatgCCAAAATGGCATCTCatcattataataaatcCAATAATGAACACATTGAAGAatattctaaaaaaaattatgaaaaaaaaaaaaaaaaatactcaGATAACTATAAtgatttttcaaaaaaaaattataaaaatagtttttCAAGTTCCTTTGAAAAAACGATAAACTATAAACGCCCTAAGTATGTAGATCATAAAGACGAATTCTATAAACATGAAAAGGAATTACAACACAACCATGATGTtgataaacaaaatgaaaaacacACCAAAGATGATATTGAAgataattcaaataataatgaacaACATCAAAATgttggaaataaaaataaagaaaatgatgcAAATGATTCAGAAAGTGAAAATAGTAGTGCTAAAGAAGAAATATGTGATGAATATGATAGTAATGAAGAAGAATGTTTAAGTGATAATGAAACAGACCAAATTGATTGTATATTAAATGGATGTCGAAgcattaaaaattataaaaaattaaataaaataagtgAAGGGACATATGGAACAGTATTTAGAgctcaaaataaaaaaacaaaaaaaattattgctTTGAAACAACTAAAAAATTTCTCAAATATCCGACATGAAGGTTTTGCAATTACATCGTTAAGagaaattaatattttgttacaACTCGAccatgaaaatattttgtctATTAAAGAAGTTATAGTAGGAAAGcatttaaatgatatatatttagttATGGAATACATTGAAcatgaattaaaaatgcTACTAGATAATAAATCACCAGGTTTTACTGTTTCTGAATTGAAATGCTTATTAAAGCAGCTATTAAATGGTGTTAATTATTTGCACACAAATTGGGTTATGCACCGAGATTTAAAACcaacaaatttattatatagtaataaaggtattttaaaaatatgtgatTTTGGTATGGCCAGAAAATTTAGTCATGTTGATAATCctaattttacaaaaaatgtagTAACTTTATGGTATAGAGCTCctgaattattattaggaGAAAAATGctatacaaataaaattgatatGTGGAGTATAGGTTGTATATTTGCAGAAATGATACTAAAAAAACCTTTATTTTTAGGTGAAAATGAAGTTGATCAAATgtggaaaatattaaatttgttaGGATTACCTGATAAAGAAACATATccaaaattttatgaatactcttttatatcaaaaaataaagatttattcaaaaaaaaaaaaattaaaatgaatgttaataatattcgATCTCATTTTCCTAACATAGCTAGCCAATTTTCAGGACTATATTTATCGGATATTGGTTTagatttgttaaaaaaattattacattttaatCCACAAGACAGAATGTCAGCTTCCGATGCATTAAAACATCCTTATTTTAACGAGTTTCCAAAACCATTGGAAATAAGCGATATGCCAGTTATACCTGATTCGAATAAAGTTATTAGATCAAATAAATTGTCGAAccattataattttattaatcaAAATACCATTATGTTTcgttcataa